CATTCCATAACTCAAGATCTCTTGCAATATCTATGATCTGCTTAAGCTCTTGATGAGAGAATTTCAGCTCATACGCTTTGTTTTGTATAAACTGTTGATCCCCGTCACTGAGTTTGGAAAAAAATGTATTTTGTATCGCTTTATTAAATTTCTCTTCATAGCTATTCATAAAGCGAATTTTATCCTAAAAAACTTAGCTAGTTTATAGGGATTATTTTTACTTTTGGTTTTTTCAACTCTTTTTTCTTAATTGTGATTGTCAGAATCCCGTTTTCATAATTTGTTTCTAAACTGCTCTGAATAATATTCTCAGGAAGTTGAATAGCTTTTTGGAAAGAGCCGTAATAGATCTCACGTCTTATATATTTACCATTCTCTTTTTTCTCTTCGACCTTGTGTTCTTTTTTTCCTGAGAGTTTAAGGATATTTTGTTCATCAAGTGAGAGTTGTATATCTTTTTTATCAACTCCGGCTAGATCGAACTCTATCACTATCTCATCTTTCTTATCCTGAACATTTGTTCTTGGATAGTTGTAGTTTCCTATGGCGGAGGCATTCATATGGGATTCTACTAATGAATTCATATATTTACCCATTTTTTCAAATTCATCTTCATAAGGGTCATTGATAAATACGGTACCTGCAAATGCAACACTTGCTAAGATTGAGCTAAAAGCCAATGTCTCAATTATACGTTTCATACTTTACTCCTTAAGTTTGTTTGGGAATATCCCCTTAGAGGAATAATTTTATAAGCTATTTTTTAACCTGAAGTAAATAGTTGATTATTTCAATAGCAGCTGTGAAGTTTTCTCAAGCAGTTTTTGGAGACTCTTGATCTTAATGTTTTTTCTGCTTGTTTCTATAATATTGTCAGCTTTGAGTTGTTTTAAAGAGCGCTCAATCACGTGTCTGACAGTCCCTAAAAGTTTTGCGATCTCGGAATTTGAAAGATTTTGAAGAAGTTGGTATTTGAAATGT
Above is a window of Sulfurimonas marina DNA encoding:
- a CDS encoding Hsp20/alpha crystallin family protein translates to MKRIIETLAFSSILASVAFAGTVFINDPYEDEFEKMGKYMNSLVESHMNASAIGNYNYPRTNVQDKKDEIVIEFDLAGVDKKDIQLSLDEQNILKLSGKKEHKVEEKKENGKYIRREIYYGSFQKAIQLPENIIQSSLETNYENGILTITIKKKELKKPKVKIIPIN